The following are encoded together in the Raineyella sp. LH-20 genome:
- a CDS encoding aspartate aminotransferase family protein, producing MPAHRSTILDANTYRADTPTGDETGELIERRRRVLGPAYRLFYRRPVHLVRGAGVHLFDADGTEYLDVYNNVASVGHAHPRVAERIARQTATLNTHTRYLAEPILDYAEDLLATMPAELDQVMFTCTGSEANDLALRIARAASGGRGIIITEEAYHGNTDLVTGISPALGSGVPLGPDVWTVPAPDSYHAGPEGAAAGFTAAVEGALAEMAERGVRPAALIVDTIFSSDGVYASPTGLLTGAVSAVRAAGGLFIADEVQPGFARTGTSFWGFGRHGVIPDVVTMGKPMGNGYPVAAVVARADVLATFAAQVPYFNTFGGTDAAIAAAQAVLDIIREEGLQQNAARVGAYFRAQLGELQDRHATIGDVRGDGLFIGLELVTDPLSKTPDGRLAGQTVDALLRHHILTSVCGPHGSVLKLRPPLPFAAHDVDRFTETLDLVLREVSA from the coding sequence ATGCCAGCGCACCGTTCGACGATCCTCGACGCGAACACGTACCGGGCCGACACCCCCACCGGCGACGAGACCGGTGAGCTGATCGAACGCCGCCGACGGGTGCTCGGGCCGGCATATCGCCTGTTCTACCGTCGGCCCGTGCACCTCGTCCGCGGAGCCGGCGTGCACCTGTTCGACGCCGACGGCACCGAGTACCTGGACGTCTACAACAACGTGGCCAGCGTGGGACACGCCCATCCTCGCGTCGCCGAGCGGATCGCCCGCCAGACCGCCACGCTCAACACCCACACCCGGTATCTGGCCGAGCCGATCCTCGACTACGCCGAGGACCTGCTCGCCACGATGCCTGCGGAGCTCGACCAGGTCATGTTCACCTGCACCGGCTCGGAGGCCAACGACCTCGCCCTCCGGATCGCCCGGGCGGCGTCCGGCGGACGCGGCATCATCATCACCGAGGAGGCCTACCACGGCAACACCGACCTCGTCACCGGCATCTCGCCGGCCCTGGGCTCCGGCGTGCCGCTGGGTCCCGACGTCTGGACGGTGCCCGCACCGGACAGCTACCACGCCGGGCCGGAGGGCGCGGCGGCCGGCTTCACCGCAGCGGTGGAAGGTGCGCTCGCCGAGATGGCCGAGCGGGGCGTGCGGCCCGCGGCCCTCATCGTCGACACGATCTTCAGTTCTGATGGGGTGTACGCCTCCCCCACCGGCCTGCTGACGGGGGCGGTGTCCGCCGTACGGGCCGCGGGTGGTCTGTTCATCGCCGACGAGGTGCAGCCGGGTTTCGCCCGCACCGGCACCTCGTTCTGGGGGTTCGGCCGACACGGTGTCATCCCCGATGTGGTGACCATGGGCAAGCCGATGGGCAACGGCTACCCGGTGGCCGCCGTAGTAGCGCGGGCGGATGTCCTGGCCACCTTCGCCGCACAGGTGCCCTATTTCAACACGTTCGGCGGCACCGACGCGGCGATCGCCGCGGCCCAGGCGGTCCTCGACATCATCCGTGAGGAGGGGCTGCAGCAGAATGCGGCCCGGGTGGGCGCCTACTTCCGGGCCCAGTTGGGCGAGCTCCAGGATCGGCACGCGACGATCGGGGACGTCCGCGGCGACGGATTGTTCATCGGCCTGGAGCTGGTCACCGATCCGCTCTCGAAGACGCCGGACGGCCGGCTGGCGGGACAGACGGTGGACGCCCTCCTCCGGCACCACATCCTCACCTCGGTCTGCGGGCCGCACGGCAGCGTCCTGAAACTGCGCCCACCGCTGCCCTTCGCGGCCCACGACGTCGACCGGTTCACCGAGACGCTGGACCTCGTGCTGCGGGAGGTCTCCGCCTGA
- a CDS encoding YoaK family protein produces the protein MRTRVADYLLEVAGARRTPELNRHLALLLALVAGILNSVGFVAVSFYTSHMTGLTATVADAIVMWRPAVVLSGVVAISSFVVGAMACAVIFNWGRRRGMHSRYANVLLVEGGLMLLFGLLAEELTWQHRSLVFIAVLCLTMGLQNATITKISGAQIRTTHVTGMVTDIGIELGKFAYRNRLRDADPVVGDRNKLGMLASLVGLFFLGGVIGAAGYLWIGFAFLVPTALVLLVATYRPLAEDLRALRQARRSRTGTAGN, from the coding sequence GTGAGGACCCGAGTGGCCGACTACCTGCTGGAGGTGGCCGGGGCCCGCCGTACACCCGAGCTCAACCGCCATCTCGCGCTGCTGCTGGCGCTGGTGGCCGGCATCCTCAACTCGGTCGGTTTCGTCGCGGTCAGTTTCTACACCTCGCACATGACCGGGCTGACCGCCACGGTGGCCGATGCCATCGTGATGTGGCGCCCGGCGGTGGTGCTGAGCGGGGTCGTCGCCATCTCGTCGTTCGTCGTCGGGGCGATGGCCTGCGCGGTGATCTTCAACTGGGGCCGCCGCCGCGGGATGCACAGCCGCTACGCCAACGTGCTGCTGGTGGAGGGCGGGCTGATGCTGCTGTTCGGGCTGCTCGCCGAGGAACTCACCTGGCAACACCGCAGTCTGGTGTTCATCGCGGTGCTGTGCTTGACCATGGGGTTGCAGAACGCCACCATCACCAAGATCTCCGGGGCCCAGATCCGCACCACCCACGTCACCGGGATGGTCACCGATATCGGCATCGAGCTCGGCAAGTTCGCCTACCGCAACCGGCTCCGGGACGCCGACCCGGTGGTCGGTGACCGCAACAAGCTCGGGATGCTCGCCTCGTTGGTCGGACTGTTCTTCCTCGGCGGCGTGATCGGTGCGGCCGGCTACCTGTGGATCGGGTTCGCGTTCCTGGTGCCGACCGCCCTGGTGCTGCTGGTGGCGACGTACCGTCCGCTGGCTGAGGACCTGCGTGCCCTGCGCCAGGCCCGGCGGAGCCGGACCGGGACCGCCGGGAACTGA
- a CDS encoding APC family permease: MTNTDVIVAPPSGEALAEPQRLKPNAIGLVGVLFMSVATAAPITAMVGNVPIAVGFGNGAAAPAGYLVATIVLTLFAIGYAAMSRHITATGAFYGYISHGLGRVAGLSAGLLTTVAYMVFEASLVGIFAFFTSGLVETLFGLTVPWIVFALLMLAANALLSYYDVNLAAKVLGVFLVTEILMLTAMAISVLVAGGGPEGWSLASLNPLNAFVDLHRTVPAANGAGTIAATGSAGIGLFFAFWSWVGFESSAMYGEESRNPKKIIPIAIIGSVVGIGVFYVLVSWLGIVGVGAQKAVALAQDSATAGDIFFLPVQQHLGDWAVVVFHILLATGSFACGLAFHNSAARYLYALGREDIAPGLARTIGRAHPVHGSPFVAGFVQTAVATVIVVLFAVTRQDPYGALYGLMAILGTSAIMIVQAAAAVAVIGYFHIGGNHPETRHWFRTLVAPGLGAIGMIYVVYLLMANAKFAAGAAAGSPVFAATPYIVVGVAVAGVVWALVLKRVSPARYERLGRVILDETKER; this comes from the coding sequence ATGACCAATACCGACGTCATCGTCGCACCACCGTCAGGTGAGGCGCTCGCTGAACCACAGCGCCTGAAGCCGAACGCCATCGGGCTCGTCGGCGTCCTGTTCATGTCCGTCGCCACGGCAGCACCGATCACGGCGATGGTCGGCAACGTGCCGATCGCCGTGGGCTTCGGCAACGGCGCCGCAGCCCCTGCCGGCTATCTCGTGGCGACGATCGTGCTGACGCTCTTCGCCATCGGCTATGCCGCCATGTCGCGGCACATCACCGCGACCGGGGCGTTCTACGGTTACATCTCCCACGGACTGGGCCGAGTCGCCGGGCTCAGCGCCGGTCTCCTCACCACCGTCGCCTACATGGTCTTCGAGGCCTCACTCGTCGGCATCTTCGCCTTCTTCACCAGCGGACTGGTCGAGACGCTGTTCGGGCTGACCGTCCCGTGGATCGTGTTCGCTCTGCTGATGCTCGCCGCCAACGCGTTGCTGAGCTACTACGACGTGAATCTCGCGGCCAAGGTCCTGGGTGTCTTCCTGGTGACCGAGATCCTCATGCTGACAGCCATGGCGATCTCCGTCCTCGTCGCCGGCGGCGGCCCGGAAGGCTGGTCCCTCGCCTCGCTCAATCCCCTGAACGCCTTCGTCGATCTCCACCGGACCGTTCCCGCCGCCAACGGCGCCGGGACGATCGCCGCCACCGGTTCGGCGGGTATCGGCCTGTTCTTCGCCTTCTGGTCGTGGGTCGGCTTCGAGTCCAGTGCGATGTACGGCGAAGAGTCACGCAACCCGAAGAAGATCATCCCGATCGCCATCATCGGCTCGGTGGTCGGCATCGGCGTCTTCTACGTCCTCGTGTCCTGGCTGGGCATCGTCGGGGTCGGCGCACAGAAGGCGGTCGCCCTCGCCCAGGACTCCGCCACCGCGGGCGACATCTTCTTCCTGCCGGTGCAGCAGCACCTCGGCGACTGGGCGGTCGTCGTCTTCCACATCCTGCTGGCCACCGGCTCCTTCGCCTGCGGCCTCGCCTTCCACAACAGTGCCGCGCGGTATCTCTACGCCCTGGGCCGCGAGGACATCGCCCCCGGACTGGCCCGTACGATCGGCCGCGCTCACCCGGTGCACGGCTCCCCCTTCGTCGCGGGGTTCGTGCAGACCGCCGTCGCGACCGTGATCGTGGTGCTCTTCGCGGTCACTCGGCAGGATCCGTACGGTGCGTTGTACGGCCTGATGGCCATCCTGGGCACCAGCGCCATCATGATCGTGCAGGCCGCCGCAGCGGTGGCCGTCATCGGCTATTTCCACATCGGCGGGAACCACCCTGAGACGCGGCACTGGTTCCGCACGCTGGTTGCTCCGGGGCTGGGCGCCATCGGCATGATCTACGTGGTCTACCTGCTGATGGCCAACGCGAAGTTCGCGGCGGGCGCTGCGGCCGGAAGCCCCGTCTTCGCGGCGACGCCGTACATCGTCGTCGGTGTGGCCGTCGCCGGCGTGGTCTGGGCCCTCGTCCTCAAGCGGGTCTCCCCTGCGCGTTACGAACGCCTGGGCCGGGTCATTCTCGACGAGACGAAGGAGCGCTAG
- a CDS encoding phosphotransferase enzyme family protein — MVVTPEREYAAFARAALPRYGFGARAHVELLSLSENGTFLISEGARRLVLRVHRPGYHTRTAIESELTWMQRIREDCGIATPVVIPALSGEAVTTVEWAGERREVDAVSVIDGRTGEECGCPVPYEELGRISALMHLHAEHWPLPDGFERFRWDFESSLGPAARWGRLTGAPGVERADNAVLAGAVASIERALRDYGSGRDRFGLVHADLRMANIMVDARGGITVIDFDDCGFGWYLSDLGSVVSWVEHEAETPDIVARWLRGYRPVRPLGDEDLGMIRVFVMMRRLMLTAWLGTHPASPPAKALGTDYGRGTGALAARFLDDPDWFRFGDRALAA, encoded by the coding sequence ATGGTCGTCACGCCGGAACGCGAATATGCCGCCTTCGCCCGCGCTGCCCTGCCCAGATACGGGTTCGGGGCCCGGGCCCACGTCGAGTTGCTCAGCCTGAGTGAGAACGGCACCTTCCTGATCAGTGAGGGCGCGCGTCGCCTCGTACTGCGGGTGCACCGTCCGGGCTATCACACGCGTACGGCCATCGAGTCGGAGCTCACCTGGATGCAGCGGATCCGCGAGGACTGCGGCATCGCGACGCCCGTCGTCATCCCCGCACTGAGCGGCGAGGCGGTGACGACGGTCGAGTGGGCCGGTGAGCGACGTGAGGTGGACGCCGTCAGCGTCATCGACGGCCGTACGGGCGAGGAGTGCGGCTGTCCCGTCCCGTACGAGGAACTGGGCAGGATCAGCGCCCTGATGCACCTGCACGCCGAGCACTGGCCGCTGCCGGACGGATTCGAACGGTTCCGCTGGGACTTCGAGAGCTCACTCGGGCCTGCCGCGCGCTGGGGACGACTCACCGGCGCGCCGGGCGTCGAGCGGGCGGACAATGCCGTGCTGGCCGGCGCCGTGGCGAGTATCGAGAGGGCCCTGCGCGACTACGGATCAGGTCGGGACCGGTTCGGGCTCGTCCACGCCGACCTGCGGATGGCCAACATCATGGTCGACGCGCGGGGTGGGATCACGGTCATCGACTTCGACGACTGCGGCTTCGGCTGGTACCTGAGCGATCTGGGCTCGGTGGTCTCCTGGGTGGAGCACGAGGCCGAGACCCCGGACATCGTCGCGCGGTGGCTTCGCGGATACCGGCCGGTGCGGCCCCTCGGGGACGAGGACCTCGGCATGATCCGCGTCTTCGTCATGATGCGCCGTCTGATGTTGACCGCCTGGCTCGGCACCCACCCGGCTTCGCCTCCGGCGAAGGCGCTCGGGACCGACTACGGGCGCGGCACTGGGGCACTCGCCGCACGTTTTCTCGACGACCCTGACTGGTTCCGCTTCGGTGACCGTGCCCTCGCCGCCTGA